One part of the Mya arenaria isolate MELC-2E11 chromosome 3, ASM2691426v1 genome encodes these proteins:
- the LOC128229310 gene encoding uncharacterized protein LOC128229310 isoform X3, translated as MIVVLWRISFLCLVLLVAGVPGSICSGDRDGIVRYGPGCELPCFCKDRGECDQTSGTCKAGCAPGMFGPSCQYRDIAHDQMKNARHSDNLEQHHRYADLAVDDNLTTCSSTDFANKLRTEPPWWLIWFPFDVSFSYIEMTIKKTSLRFMSNFTVSVKNMSEHQGASITFWPSEEHLCYSGDGFDIEKDSHYVTIKLFCSSLSMGNTIKITLGSTNTQLELCDVNIKQGGSIAHGKRTSSSPAKKGNASNVVDGSLVKVEKNCFVGKNPNPWWQVDLGGVSSIRELRLTPFYQKSFSGYKVNISTHENYSSWKTVYNDSSSGQKYVQLTFAARHIRIYRPGKTKLSLCEVEVYEVCGYRRWGDACEKECYCGGEAPCDMYTGSCPGTSCDKSMHGQHCSTRCNKHCSKGCNKSDGKCSSCEPGYHGDFCNEPCVNNTFGPNCSNKCTEHCTGQCDNVNGICTMCSPGYKGQFCNEACDNNTYGLNCGKQCSDQCFGHCNTIDGACTTCEPGFEGQFCNNSCVNNTFGPNCSYKCNEHCTGQCDNVNGICTMCSPGYKGQFCNEACDNGTFGRNCLQNCSNQCSGPCNKELGTCNSCQPGYQGNFCRKPCDNNTYGLNCGKQCSDQCFGHCNTIDGTCTTCEPGFEGQFCNNSCVNNTFGPNCSYKCNEHCTGQCDNVNGICTMCSPGYKGQFCIEGCDNNTYGLNCAKQCSDHCSGPCNNIDGNCTTCKPGFEGQFCNNSCTKTKWGMNCNKTCGQCATEECNSYNGFCETGCKAGYQLNTCNEPCDNRSFGVNCSGTCNSNCKGPCNKTNGLCMDCQSGWNGSYCDKNCPGGYYGSRCIHGCGYCLNSPCDRVSGNCSEGCKPGYQHTPKCFEKCPIGTFGLKCLRHCSVHCDRTCDRVRGHCSCQTGYQLPKCIYECELGTWGKNCDQTCGGCHAENCSKTDGHCLSGCKYGYKISSDCMEKCDDGKYGYNCSESCSRNCEDPTSCNTTTGFCGSCKRGWQGAMCSERCPDQRYGQNCQEKCGHCAGATCNIMDGHCISCIPGYINDGRCKTGCEAGSHGVDCQERCGMCAGNKSCHPENGTCPLGCKTGFSGDGCTQNLQAPSEPLIVAIAGAVGGGVLIITVIAVTVVVLLIKRCEAEQCQKKTPANKINKSAEIRHPGTSKAQTKSSDDPEESGNKQRKVYFQDKHLPVAPTDDPVVVLEPTYGNMSGEEGQSPPNPVTLSQLLSYIGTKSADQTYFSNEYTKIPTGMIHPATAARDPENAGKSRYKNLYAYDHSRVHLKKQQGETDYINACFIQGYSGRPEFIASQGPMEAMIEDFVRMIWENSVITVVMVTNPVELGKIKCLPYWGEINEEKEIGMFVVELTAEQQNSDFVVRDIKVLEKTNPDVARSVRQFHYTAWPDKDVPDSPASLLMFWHTVRAYDPQRVAPWLVHCSAGVGRTGTFIAMDILHSHGNKTGVLDVFQCVHTLRDQRVNMVQTLSQYKFLHEVMYEALVLSSWPVPIDEFPNEHQRLIKVDPVLNKTNILLEYENEKAYQTMVLSKIRLDSYGQEMDVFSIASLPENVSKNRSQSLLAHNMYRPILRTPVSGRNDYINAVYIPTLFERYAFVVSQTPLEETLVDFCRLIHDLDIRIVVSFPDEGREQVGKLPTSGSSTIGPFTVRFEKEKTSDSIIHRKYSLTNKTGGKKEFCQLVYRKWTMRQVVPSDRKSFVMLLHEVETLRKANRKCPVLITCFMGFERSGLVAVLFAILAILTRTGAVSVPLVIRHLRTRRQQLIPNFEQFQFCHDVVLDHANARETCDNV; from the exons ATGATCGTTGTTTTGTGGAGGATAAGTTTTCTCTGCTTGGTTTTGCTTGTGGCAGGCGTACCAG GCTCTATCTGCTCAGGAGATAGGGATGGCATAGTGAGATATGGACCGGGATGTGAGCTCCCGTGCTTCTGTAAGGATAGGGGAGAATGTGATCAAACGAGCGGCACGTGCAAGGCGGGCTGCGCTCCAGGCATGTTCGGGCCTAGCTGCCAGTACC GTGATATTGCACACGACCAAATGAAGAACGCGAGGCATTCGGACAATTTGGAACAACACCATCGCTATGCTGACCTGGCTGTGGACGATAACCTCACCACTTGCAGCTCTACAGACTTTGCAAATAAACTAAGAACAGAGCCACCCTGGTGGCTTATTTGGTTCCCGTTCGATGTCAGTTTCTCTTACATCGAAATGACCATTAAGAAAACTTCTCTAC GGTTTATGTCTAATTTTACTGTGTCTGTTAAAAACATGTCTGAACATCAAGGAGCAAGTATAACGTTTTGGCCTTCTGAAGAACACCTTTGTTACTCGGGCGATGGTTTTGATATTGAAAAGGATAGCCACTATGTCACCATCAAGTTGTTTTGTAGTTCACTGTCAATGGGAAACACCATAAAGATTACTCTTGGTTCGACAAACACTCAACTAGAACTTTGTGatgtcaatataaaacaag GAGGAAGTATTGCACACGGTAAACGAACTTCAAGCTCACCTGCTAAAAAAGGCAATGCAAGCAATGTTGTTGATGGTTCGCTTGTGAAAGtcgaaaaaaattgttttgtcgGTAAAAATCCAAATCCATGGTGGCAAGTTGATCTTGGTGGCGTTTCAAGTATCCGTGAACTGAGATTAACGCCATTTTATCAAA AATCATTTTCGGGGTACAAAGTGAATATATCAACGCATGAAAATTACTCATCCTGGAAAACAGTGTATAACGACTCTAGCTCAGGACAAAAGTATGTTCAACTTACATTTGCTGCCAGACATATTCGTATTTACAGACCGGGCAAAACAAAGTTATCGCTTTGTGAGGTGGAAGTTTATGAAG TATGTGGTTATCGGCGCTGGGGTGATGCTTGTGAGAAGGAATGTTACTGTGGAGGTGAAGCCCCCTGTGACATGTATACCGGTAGTTGTCCTGGAACAT CCTGTGATAAGAGCATGCACGGCCAGCATTGCTCAACCCGCTGTAACAAACACTGCTCTAAAGGTTGTAACAAGAGCGACGGGAAGTGCAGTTCGTGTGAACCTGGGTATCACGGGGACTTTTGTAACGAAC CTTGTGTTAACAACACGTTCGGTCCTAACTGTTCCAACAAATGCACTGAACATTGTACCGGTCAATGTGACAATGTTAATGGGATCTGTACCATGTGTTCTCCAGGCTATAAAGGGCAGTTCTGCAATGAAG CCTGTGACAATAACACGTACGGCCTGAACTGCGGCAAGCAATGTAGCGATCAGTGCTTTGGACATTGTAACACTATTGACGGAGCCTGCACTACATGTGAACCTGGATTTGAGGGGCAATTCTGCAACAACT CTTGTGTTAACAACACATTCGGTCCTAACTGTTCCTACAAATGCAATGAACATTGTACCGGTCAATGTGACAATGTTAATGGGATCTGTACCATGTGTTCTCCAGGCTATAAAGGGCAGTTCTGCAATGAAG CTTGCGACAACGGAACATTTGGCCGgaattgtttgcaaaactgtagcAATCAGTGCTCTGGACCTTGTAACAAAGAGCTCGGGACTTGCAATTCATGTCAACCTGGATATCAGGGGAATTTTTGCAGGAAAC CCTGTGACAATAACACGTACGGCCTGAACTGCGGCAAGCAATGTAGCGATCAGTGCTTTGGACATTGTAACACTATTGACGGAACCTGCACTACATGTGAACCTGGATTTGAGGGGCAATTCTGCAACAACT CTTGTGTTAACAACACATTCGGTCCTAACTGTTCCTACAAATGCAATGAACATTGTACTGGTCAATGTGACAATGTAAATGGGATCTGTACCATGTGTTCTCCAGGCTATAAAGGGCAGTTCTGCATTGaag GCTGTGACAATAACACGTATGGCCTGAACTGTGCCAAGCAATGTAGCGATCACTGTTCTGGACCTTGTAACAATATTGATGGAAACTGCACTACATGTAAACCTGGATTTGAGGGACAATTCTGCAACAACT CCTGTACAAAAACTAAGTGGGGAATGAACTGTAACAAAACCTGTGGCCAGTGCGCTACTGAAGAATGCAACTCTTACAACGGCTTCTGTGAAACGGGATGTAAGGCTGGTTACCAGCTGAACACTTGCAACGAAC CTTGTGACAATCGCTCATTTGGTGTGAACTGCAGTGGCACATGtaattcaaattgcaaaggTCCCTGTAACAAGACTAATGGCCTGTGTATGGACTGTCAAAGCGGATGGAACGGTTCTTACTGTGACAAAA ACTGTCCAGGCGGTTACTACGGTTCACGCTGCATACATGGTTGTGGATACTGTTTGAATAGTCCCTGTGACAGAGTGTCAGGCAACTGTTCGGAAGGCTGCAAACCTGGATATCAACATACgccaaaatgttttgaaa AGTGTCCCATTGGAACATTTGGTTTGAAATGCTTAAGACATTGCAGTGTGCATTGTGATCGTACATGTGACCGTGTGAGAGGCCATTGCTCATGTCAAACGGGATACCAATTGCCGAAGTGTATTTATG AATGTGAGCTTGGAACATGGGGGAAAAACTGCGATCAAACGTGTGGAGGTTGCCATGCTGAAAACTGTAGCAAGACCGATGGCCACTGCCTTAGTGGATgcaaatatggatataaaatatCATCGGACTGCATGGAAA AATGTGACGACGGCAAATATGGTTACAACTGCTCTGAATCATGTAGCAGAAACTGTGAAGATCCAACGTCCTGTAACACAACCACTGGCTTTTGTGGCTCTTGCAAGCGGGGTTGGCAAGGCGCAATGTGTAGTGAAA GATGTCCTGACCAAAGGTATGGCCAGAATTGCCAGGAAAAGTGTGGGCACTGTGCGGGAGCGACATGTAATATAATGGATGGACATTGTATTTCATGTATACCTGGCTACATAAATGATGGACGATGCAAAACTG GATGCGAGGCTGGTAGTCACGGTGTGGACTGTCAGGAGCGGTGTGGAATGTGCGCCGGAAACAAATCCTGTCACCCGGAGAACGGGACCTGTCCACTTGGCTGCAAGACGGGATTCTCTGGAGATGGATGTACACAGAATCTGCAAG CGCCCTCAGAGCCTCTTATAGTGGCAATTGCTGGAGCTGTTGGAGGTGGAGTTTTGATCATCACCGTTATTGCGGTAACAGTCGTTGTTCTGTTGATTAAAAGGTGTGAAGCTGAACAATGCCAGAAGAAAACGCCAGCAAATAA GATAAATAAGTCTGCAGAAATCCGACATCCTGGAACAAGTAAGGCCCAGACAAAGTCATCTGATGATCCTGAAGAGTCAGGGAATAAACAACGTAAAGTTTATTTTCAAG ATAAGCACCTTCCTGTAGCACCCACGGACGATCCTGTAGTTGTACTTGAGCCCACCTACGGAAACATGAGTGGTGAAGAGGGGCAGTCGCCACCGAACCCCGTGACCTTGTCTCAGCTTCTCAGCTATATAGGCACAAAGTCTGCCGACCAGACATATTTTAGCAATGAATACACG aaaattccaaCCGGCATGATTCACCCAGCGACCGCTGCCAGAGACCCGGAAAATGCCGGCAAGAGTAGATACAAGAACCTGTATGCAT ACGATCACTCAAGAGTACACCTCAAGAAACAGCAAGGAGAGACGGACTATATCAACGCGTGTTTCATTCAG ggTTATTCCGGAAGGCCAGAGTTCATTGCTTCACAAG GTCCTATGGAAGCTATGATCGAAGACTTTGTTCGTATGATCTGGGAAAATAGCGTCATTACAGTCGTCATGGTTACCAACCCCGTCGAGCTTGGAAAA ATCAAATGCCTGCCGTATTGGGGGGAGATAAATGAGGAAAAGGAGATTGGTATGTTTGTGGTGGAGCTTACGGCAGAGCAGCAAAATAGCGACTTCGTCGTCAGGGATATAAAAGTGTTAGAGAAG ACTAACCCGGACGTAGCACGAAGTGTCCGCCAGTTCCACTACACAGCGTGGCCGGACAAAGATGTGCCGGATAGCCCCGCCAGCCTGCTCATGTTCTGGCACACCGTTCGCGCGTACGACCCCCAACGTGTAGCGCCATGGCTTGTGCATTGCAG CGCTGGTGTTGGACGAACCGGGACGTTTATTGCGATGGACATTCTACACAGCCATGGCAACAAGACTGGCGTCCTTGACGTATTCCAGTGCGTTCACACTCTGAGGGATCAGCGCGTCAATATGGTCCAAACACTC AGTCAGTACAAATTCCTACACGAGGTAATGTACGAGGCCCTTGTGCTGTCTTCTTGGCCAGTCCCGATTGATGAGTTTCCCAATGAACACCAGCGCCTCATCAAGGTCGACCCCGTCCTCAACAAGACAAACATTCTACTAGAATATGAG AATGAAAAGGCCTACCAAACGATGGTGTTGTCAAAAATTCGCCTGGATTCGTATGGTCAAGAGATGGACGTCTTTTCTATCGCGAGTTTGCCGGAGAACGTCAGCAAAAACAGATCACAGTCCCTACTTGCCC ATAATATGTACAGACCTATCCTTCGCACGCCAGTAAGCGGACGCAACGACTATATTAATGCTGTTTACATTCCG ACGCTGTTTGAACGATACGCATTTGTGGTGAGTCAGACACCCCTAGAGGAGACGCTAGTGGACTTTTGTCGCCTCATACACGACCTCGACATCCGCATCGTGGTCTCATTCCCGGACGAAGGGAGAGAACAG GTTGGTAAACTTCCAACCAGCGGCTCAAGCACAATCGGACCTTTCACAGTTCGTTTTGAGAAGGAGAAAACATCGGATAGCATCATACACAGAAAATACTCTCTGACAAACAAAACTGGG GGTAAGAAAGAGTTCTGCCAGCTGGTGTACAGGAAATGGACGATGCGACAGGTGGTTCCATCGGATCGAAAGTCTTTTGTGATGCTTCTACATGAAGTTGAGACACTTCGAAAGGCGAATCGAAAATGTCCAGTCCTTATAACCTGCTT TATGGGATTCGAGCGAAGCGGCCTGGTGGCGGTGTTGTTTGCCATTCTTGCCATACTGACCAGGACAGGTGCCGTATCTGTCCCTCTCGTTATACGGCACTTACGGACACGCAGGCAACAACTCATACCGAATTTC GAGCAGTTTCAGTTTTGCCACGATGTGGTCCTGGACCACGCCAATGCAAGAGAAACCTGCGACAATGTCTGA